Proteins encoded in a region of the Limnothrix sp. FACHB-406 genome:
- a CDS encoding NnrU family protein — protein sequence MSSLLGLAPWLTPAWFPASHWIMLGLLVGFAVLHSGLAALRIKGEALIGARAYRVLFALVSLPAAGLLITYFFNHRYDGIQLWQLQGEAWVQPVVWILSAISFLFLYPATFNLLEVAAVAKPQVHLYETGIIRITRHPQAIGQIIWCVGHALWLGTSFMMVTCAGLIAHHLFAIWHGDRRLYGRYGDAFLKVKERTSIIPFRAIFDGRQTLQLAEFLRPAYVGVTAFVLGFWWAHPALIRLTASVNW from the coding sequence ATGAGTTCCCTCCTGGGTTTGGCCCCTTGGCTCACTCCCGCCTGGTTTCCCGCCAGCCATTGGATCATGCTGGGTTTGTTGGTGGGGTTTGCGGTTTTGCACAGCGGACTAGCAGCCCTGCGGATCAAAGGCGAAGCCCTGATCGGCGCGCGGGCTTACCGGGTGTTGTTCGCCTTGGTCAGTTTGCCGGCCGCAGGATTGTTGATTACCTACTTTTTCAACCATCGCTACGACGGGATCCAACTTTGGCAACTGCAAGGGGAAGCCTGGGTGCAGCCGGTGGTTTGGATCTTGTCGGCCATTTCATTTCTGTTCCTCTATCCGGCCACCTTTAACCTGTTGGAAGTGGCCGCCGTCGCCAAGCCCCAAGTTCACCTGTACGAAACGGGAATTATTCGGATCACTCGCCATCCCCAGGCGATCGGGCAAATTATTTGGTGCGTGGGCCATGCCCTTTGGTTGGGAACCAGTTTCATGATGGTGACCTGTGCCGGTTTGATTGCCCATCACCTGTTTGCAATTTGGCACGGGGATCGGCGCTTGTATGGCCGCTATGGCGATGCATTCTTAAAAGTCAAGGAACGCACATCAATCATTCCTTTTCGGGCAATTTTTGACGGCCGCCAAACCCTTCAGCTTGCGGAATTTTTGCGTCCGGCCTATGTGGGGGTCACGGCCTTTGTGTTGGGATTTTGGTGGGCCCATCCGGCGCTCATTCGGCTAACGGCTAGCGTAAACTGGTAG